In Candidatus Hydrogenedentota bacterium, the following proteins share a genomic window:
- a CDS encoding alpha-L-fucosidase codes for MDRFSCAIAMACVLCGAGWTQEAENVKTHRAEWFQKAQWGVFTHYMADTVLKDATVETWNAAVDRFNVDALADTLASVGAGYYVITLGQNSGFYCSPNTTYDRITGMVPSKCAKRDLIADLYAALHPKGIRLMVYLPSGAPDRDPEAMKALEWKPGKHPRWDTAPVKPGDEDPRLESFQRKWESVIREWSERWGEKVAGWWFDGCYYPDAMYRHPDAPNFDSFAAAARAGNPAGIVAFNPGIVNPIITLTPAEDYTAGEIDQPQDVVCPGPRIGQAQYHMLSYIGKCWAGSPPRFSPEQVAAITRKIVEKGGVVTWDVPIGADGAIAPEFMDHLRAAGNACKSGSGG; via the coding sequence ATGGACCGGTTTAGTTGCGCCATTGCAATGGCGTGTGTTTTGTGCGGCGCGGGATGGACACAGGAGGCGGAAAACGTGAAGACGCACCGGGCGGAATGGTTTCAAAAGGCGCAATGGGGCGTGTTCACGCATTACATGGCCGACACGGTATTGAAGGATGCAACGGTCGAAACGTGGAACGCCGCCGTGGATCGTTTCAATGTGGATGCGCTGGCCGACACGCTGGCGTCCGTCGGCGCGGGATACTATGTGATTACGCTTGGACAAAATTCCGGTTTTTACTGTTCGCCGAACACGACATACGACCGGATAACCGGCATGGTTCCCAGCAAATGCGCGAAGCGCGATCTGATCGCCGATCTGTATGCGGCGCTGCATCCGAAGGGCATCCGCCTGATGGTGTATCTGCCTTCCGGCGCACCCGACCGCGACCCCGAAGCGATGAAGGCGCTCGAATGGAAACCGGGCAAACATCCGCGATGGGACACGGCTCCGGTAAAACCCGGCGACGAGGATCCCCGCCTTGAATCCTTCCAGCGCAAATGGGAATCCGTCATTCGAGAGTGGTCGGAACGGTGGGGTGAAAAAGTCGCGGGTTGGTGGTTCGACGGATGCTACTACCCCGACGCGATGTACCGCCACCCGGACGCGCCGAATTTCGACAGTTTCGCGGCGGCGGCGCGCGCGGGCAACCCCGCCGGCATCGTCGCGTTCAATCCCGGCATTGTCAACCCCATCATTACACTGACGCCCGCGGAAGACTACACGGCGGGCGAAATTGACCAGCCGCAGGATGTCGTGTGCCCCGGCCCCCGAATCGGGCAGGCCCAGTATCACATGTTGAGTTATATCGGCAAATGCTGGGCCGGTTCCCCGCCGCGTTTCTCGCCGGAACAAGTCGCCGCCATCACGCGAAAAATAGTCGAGAAGGGCGGCGTGGTCACGTGGGACGTTCCCATCGGCGCGGACGGCGCCATCGCCCCCGAATTCATGGATCATCTGCGCGCCGCGGGAAATGCCTGTAAAAGCGGATCGGGGGGATGA